The DNA segment GTGGAAATATGTTTGGAAAAAGAGATGTTTCATATGCTTGGAATTATAGAGAGGatgacacatcatcacatcTTACCAAGAGCGATTCTATCCGTAATTTGCTTGAAGCTATGCACGCTATGGGCGTCAAAATGGAAATTTCAGAGGATCAGCCGTCTCCAGATTCATCAGCACCACAAAATTCTACGACTGGCCAGAACAAGTCTTTCTCAAGAGATACCGGTATTTCAGGAGCGAATGAGCATTCAGAATTCAGGAATCAGGCTTTTTCAAACATTAAAttcaactcaaataattattcaaccgTGACTAAATCTGAGAACACTTCAGAAAACGCAGAAATGAGTGGAGAGCTGcatcaaaatatacaaaaattacTTGTAAATGATCTCCAAACAAATGGATGTTTGAATGAAGAATCAGCCAAAGCTTTGAATACAACAGTGAACGAATTTTCACAATGGATAAATAAGCTTGTTGCTGAAAACGAGAAGCTAAAATCATTATTTGGACAGAATCAATCTGTTGATACAACTCAAAACCAAGAACCACTTTTCTCAAGCGCCCCATATAGTCCTGATAATTTGATGAAACTCATGGTAAACTCTGAACGTACCAAGAAAGAGAATCTAAAAGAAGGGAGAGATCAGAATTTAGAGAGATCACTTCTTAGTGATCTTCAAGCAAACGGATGTTTAAATAAGAAATCTTGCTATGCTTTAAGTAGTACAATAAAAGATTTCTCAGGAAATATTGATGAGCTTGTAGATGAAAATaggaatatgaaaaaaataattggaaacggCTCTCAATTGACTCAGTGCTCTGAAAATAATCAGTTTGTTCATGATATAAAGGTGAAACATGCAACAGAAGAGGAAATTTGTGagcttttaagaaaatttccAAATAGCACATCGATACAGGAATTATTCAGTTGTGAAGATTCTGAATGTAAAACAATGGTGGTAGGTGATTTTTCAGTGAGCTCGAATCTGAAGACATTGGTTATTAGGAAAAAGGCTAATGACGGGCAAGTCAAGTATGTGCTCCTCGAACTTAGTCCAAACGTAACAGTAAAAACAACATGTAAACCCGATGAATTTGAAGGAGAACCCTCATTTACTGTGCATCTGATGACATCACATTACAAGTTTTCATTAAGTTTATAATAATCTTCACTGTTTTGAAATCATCTTCAAAACTCAGAATGATGGTTGCAACAGTAATTTTCTTACAGAAATTATAAATGTGGAacaaattctaataataaatttgtttactggttcatttaaaattaaaattctcaTCATTTCTAATATAATTAGATCATTGACTTTTTAATTGTGGATGATGcccatgtaagtttttaacgCCTGTGCGTTGATATGAAAGGTTGCTTGGATGATTGATGAGATGATTAAACGTCCATGACTAccagcgggattcgaaccccTGATCACGTAATGCTGACAGAATAAAGGTTCTATGTCCCAGATCACAAGACCAACCTGGCCAGCCAACTTCTAGAGAGTCTGGAAACTCGCTCACGAAAATGCTCTGAATTAATATAGGTACTATATTATTGGTTTAACATGACAATATAATATATCCTATACAACTTGTTGACTTCTCTGTAGCACTTTCTGTATGAGACACTTAAGTGtctcatttcaaattatttcttaatTAAGGAACTAACAAGAAAACACATTTTTATAGGTACTATAAGAGGAATCTTTTTTGTTTGGTACCTATCTCAAAATACTGATTGACTTGTTTatctcattttttaaaatgtaattttaaatattaaatgTGTGCTACGGTTTCTTTTAGTACCGGTACTTACTAAAATAATAACAGAGGGAACGTACCTCTTAcaaagataatttattttacaaagaTAATTAAAAAgtggtttcattggggatcctattcaaaTCCTATTTctagattatataattctaaataaaatgagatctTTTGGAActttctatcttcaatgattactgagttatgattttgatgaatcataaattaatttgactgaaaaaatcaattttgatgaattttagtttttgatcaacaatattttcctaTTGTTACCACTGAAATATATAGGTAATTTCAAAATCATTCTGGGCGTAAATTTGTGCTCTGCAACCTGAGACCAGATAGAACGTTCTatttcatatagatttccaggtgcacctgataacaatgctccttgtatttagAAATAAACCTAATTTTCAGCTGCAAACATCATCACTAACTTCATTGTCTTCACATCGAGATTTTGCAACATTATATAAGTTCATTAGATCATGTTATCACCCGTTGGAttcacttaatttcagtatttactAGTGAAGAGGCATAAcgacacctcaaggatcgaaatttcaaacactcataacttttgacacaataatcggatctcctcgtactacagctcatccTTCATGGCTCGTCAAGgcagttcaaaatcatgtatcatgatTTATGTAAAATTCGTTCGAGaaatgagaaattaatttttgaagcgacagagaagtagtgttttcaatttgaataggatccTAAATGAAAACTAatgtcaaattatccttgtgaaagaaatattaaGCGGTttccataattctcaccaactctgtatactGTATTTGTTTGCAATCTAtaatatactagcaggtaacccgtgctccgcaaggttcTGTTTAGAGaacaaatagattgaatttagttttatagttctatgctgatattaaaaatattaacaactgtataataatttactatagAAAAACTATTCGATTGGGCTTCTTATAGACCTACGTAAACTTTGTAtcac comes from the Nilaparvata lugens isolate BPH chromosome 1, ASM1435652v1, whole genome shotgun sequence genome and includes:
- the LOC111046897 gene encoding uncharacterized protein LOC111046897 isoform X1, which codes for MNVISQRIYSDSTYKSRVESVTAQENLPKVEKILIDLRKESSEMDQLSQEAPISGDLLSSKHDCCDILEKINTSTSNCGSKHSPVADSAIDIYESCQSFYNSSVSSDLATECIYHDIMKQRNLLASNTQSAKLANESELAIDSVPQHFGFQSTPISSGDFSAAASVHQDNVTERHFQENQGPNGDTGSKKSDSFSRNSTVDEEVEIEQPYLPKLSSQNKRQDEMNNVEGNGKMREDEKQNSSAQDSSSIIDRAYASIMFRYGGFRHFNPDQFSGNMFGKRDVSYAWNYREDDTSSHLTKSDSIRNLLEAMHAMGVKMEISEDQPSPDSSAPQNSTTGQNKSFSRDTGISGANEHSEFRNQAFSNIKFNSNNYSTVTKSENTSENAEMSGELHQNIQKLLVNDLQTNGCLNEESAKALNTTVNEFSQWINKLVAENEKLKSLFGQNQSVDTTQNQEPLFSSAPYSPDNLMKLMVNSERTKKENLKEGRDQNLERSLLSDLQANGCLNKKSCYALSSTIKDFSGNIDELVDENRNMKKIIGNGSQLTQCSENNQFVHDIKVKHATEEEICELLRKFPNSTSIQELFSCEDSECKTMVVGDFSVSSNLKTLVIRKKANDGQVKYVLLELSPNVTVKTTCKPDEFEGEPSFTVHLMTSHYKFSLSL